TGCCGTCGTAGATCTTGTTCCAGAACCAGCTCAGCACCACCTCCAAAAAGCGGATCGCGGTGTAGGTGTAATCCGAGGCGATTTCGTTGCCATAGCGCAGGGCCTGGGCCTTGGCTTTTTCCGGGCTGATTTTTTCGCGCTCGGCTTCATCAAGAATGGCCTGGCGCACCAGCGGCATATTCACCAGGCCCTTCACCAGGTTGCGGCGATGGGACAGGTCGGGGCCGATCACGGCGGTCTTCAGGTTACGAAAGTGCACACGCAGTATGCGTTGGGCCATGCGCACGGTGCGTTCGTGCCCTTTATTGTGCTCGATCAACTCACGCAGGTTGATAGGCGCAGAGAATTGCACACGGGTCTTGCGACCCAGGATCAGGATGCTTAACAAGCGGCGTAGACGGCCGGTGACGGCCCAGCTGTCGGCAAACAGCAGTTTCCACGGGCTGGACTCGCTCGCCGGGGTCTGCCCCCAGAACACACTGACCGGAATGATTTGTGCATTCTCTTCGGCGTGTTCGCTCAGGGTGTTGACCAGGCGGGTCAGGGTCGGCGGCGCGCCGCGCTTGTCCTGGCGGCCGAGCCAGTCGGGTTCCGGCGTGAGGTAGAAGAACGCTGCCGGTTCCATCAGCGGGCCTACCGATACCGGCAGCACCGGGCGCGGCAAGCCGGCCTTGGTGCACTCGGCATCGACCACGGCCAGCTCGGTGAGGGAGGGCGATTGCAGGACGTAAAACACCGGCCGGCTGCGGTCCAGGTTAAGGGTAAGGGACGACTGGTTGATCGTCTCCGAGCGAACCCAGAGGTACAACAGTCGGCGCAAGGTGCCAAATACCAGACGGCGGAACGGGGAGCGGGTCATAGGCGAGCTGCTTGAAGTGGAAAAAACCGAGCGGGCGCTCGGGCGGGTAGTGTGCCGTATTCGCCGAAAATCGGCAAAAAAGCAGCGATGTAAACTTGAGTTGATCGTTTTTGAGCCTGTCTTATACTCGGCAGTTCAACGCGAACCGGCTCAACAATAAAAAAACCGAAGGGGGAGTGAGACAAATGGCAACGCGCGAAACCGGGAATGTGAAGTGGTTCAACGATGCAAAAGGCTATGGGTTCATTCAGCGTGAAGACGGCAAGGATGTGTTCGTGCATTACCGCGCCATTCGCGGGGACGGGCATCGCTCGTTGGCCGAAGGCCAGCAGGTGGAATACGCCGTGGTGAGCGGTGAGAAGGGCTTGCAGGCCGAGGATGTGGTCGGTTTGTAATGCGGGCTTTTGTTACACCGCAGAACCCATGTGGGAGGGGGCTTGCTCCCGATGGCTGAGTGTCAGTCACTGAATACATTGACTGACCCACCGCCATCGGGAGCAAGCCCCCTTCCACATTTTTGATTGGGTGTTCAGCTTAAGATCAGGCGGTTTTCCAGGTGATCTGCTCTTCACCGTCTGCGCTGATGCGAATCCAGATGTCAGCGCTTTCCTCGCCTTCTTCCTCAATCCACGTGCCCGGTGCACAACGCACTTCGACGTTCAGCGCGGCAAAGGCCGCCCGGGCGCAGGCGATGTCGTCGTCCCACGGGGTCTGGTCGCTTTCCAGAT
This region of Pseudomonas asgharzadehiana genomic DNA includes:
- a CDS encoding cold shock domain-containing protein, coding for MATRETGNVKWFNDAKGYGFIQREDGKDVFVHYRAIRGDGHRSLAEGQQVEYAVVSGEKGLQAEDVVGL